One genomic region from Candidatus Nitrosopumilus koreensis AR1 encodes:
- a CDS encoding matrixin family metalloprotease, with protein sequence MTKIILFLDETNHGKKNNVFKKNLVLITSILSGVLILSSLFFTSVVGEEHQVELNSLTNTGYFIQNLKGDTIDTHLSWRLVDGDTLYVNILNGEKHSEKIELIKSVLLSGETIEIDNSLLHKGPEGTMSTYYLGWKGALEAASEKQDTELFIPINIELINSKNGEGDITIELSNFRNGDGYSGWTKSITDDTQNQILKSHIVIFETDNLSDSQFKTILRHELGHAFGLAHSTAPEDLMYPSIETDFPYISDCTIDAIIHLYDGGTSSEVICQI encoded by the coding sequence TTGACAAAGATAATTCTGTTTCTTGACGAAACAAATCATGGAAAAAAAAACAACGTATTTAAAAAGAATCTTGTTTTAATTACATCCATTTTATCTGGAGTGCTGATACTTTCTTCATTATTTTTCACATCCGTGGTTGGTGAAGAACACCAAGTTGAATTGAATTCATTGACAAATACGGGATATTTCATTCAAAATTTGAAAGGAGACACAATTGACACTCATCTCTCTTGGAGGTTGGTAGATGGTGATACGCTATATGTCAATATACTTAATGGTGAAAAGCATTCTGAAAAAATTGAATTAATAAAATCCGTCCTCTTGTCAGGCGAAACAATTGAAATTGACAACTCATTACTACATAAAGGACCTGAGGGTACTATGTCTACGTATTATCTTGGATGGAAAGGTGCACTAGAAGCAGCTTCAGAAAAGCAAGATACTGAATTGTTTATTCCTATAAACATTGAATTGATAAATTCAAAAAATGGTGAAGGTGATATTACAATTGAACTCTCTAATTTCAGAAATGGTGATGGGTATTCCGGTTGGACCAAATCAATAACCGATGATACACAAAACCAAATTTTAAAATCACATATAGTAATTTTTGAAACAGATAATCTTTCTGATTCTCAATTTAAAACAATATTGCGTCATGAACTTGGACATGCATTTGGTCTTGCGCATTCTACAGCGCCTGAAGATCTTATGTATCCCTCTATTGAAACTGATTTTCCTTATATCTCTGATTGTACTATTGATGCAATAATTCATCTTTATGATGGTGGGACATCAAGTGAAGTCATCTGTCAAATCTGA
- a CDS encoding response regulator, whose product MSLKKKVLVIDDDKEVLETTSAMIEMFGYDTIQAENGFDGIEKLIEKPDLVLMDGRMPGMDGYETFKKMRENDARINVIFMTAYKDDEKWKEAKKNCAIYNIQKPFEPKFLEELIKRHVNQITNC is encoded by the coding sequence ATGAGTTTAAAAAAGAAAGTTTTGGTTATTGACGATGATAAAGAAGTGTTAGAAACCACTTCAGCTATGATAGAAATGTTTGGGTATGATACAATTCAGGCAGAGAATGGATTTGATGGAATTGAGAAATTAATAGAAAAACCAGATCTGGTGTTAATGGATGGAAGAATGCCAGGTATGGATGGATATGAGACATTTAAAAAAATGAGGGAAAACGATGCAAGAATCAACGTTATTTTTATGACTGCGTATAAAGACGACGAAAAGTGGAAAGAAGCAAAAAAAAATTGTGCCATATATAATATTCAGAAGCCTTTTGAGCCAAAATTTTTAGAAGAATTAATCAAAAGACACGTAAATCAAATTACAAATTGTTAG